A window of the Falco rusticolus isolate bFalRus1 chromosome 1, bFalRus1.pri, whole genome shotgun sequence genome harbors these coding sequences:
- the RBFOX3 gene encoding RNA binding protein fox-1 homolog 3 isoform X6, giving the protein MLCSMANSGCLLVSNSGMLPHSLPCPPAFLYLQQGNQDATAPPDAMAQPYPPAQYPPPPQNGIPAEYAPPHPHPTQDYSGQSTVPEHAMTLYTPAQSHAEQPGTDASTQSIAGTQTVPQTDEAAQTDSQQLHSSDNTDKQQPKRLHVSNIPFRFRDPDLRQMFGQFGKILDVEIIFNERGSKVNNATARVMTNKKVTNPYTNGWKLNPVVGAVYGPEFYAVTGFPYPTTGTAVAYRGAHLRGRGRAVYNTFRAAPPPPPIPTYGAVVYQDGFYGAEIYGGYAAYRYAQPAAAAAAYSDSYGRVYAAADPYHHTIGPAATYSIGTM; this is encoded by the exons ATGCTGTGCTCCATGGCTAACTCGGGCTGCCTCCTTGTCTCCAACTCAGGCATGCTTCCTCACTCTCTCCCCTGTCCTCCAGCCTTCCTCTACCTCCAACAG GGTAACCAGGACGCCACGGCTCCGCCAGACGCGATGGCTCAGCCCTACCCCCCGGCCCAgtatcccccacccccccagaaTGGGATCCCCGCAGAGTATGCGCCGccgcacccccaccccacgcAGGACTACTCGGGACAAAGCACAGTACCAGAGCACGCCATGACCCTCTACACACCAGCACAGAGCCATGCCGAGCAGCCGGGCACCGATGCCAGCACACAGTCCATAGCAGGGACACAGACGGTACCG CAGACAGATGAGGCGGCACAGACAGACAGCCAGCAGCTACACTCCTCAGACAACACAGACAAGCAGCAGCCCAAGAGGTTACACGTCTCCAACATCCCCTTCCGATTCCGGGACCCTGACCTGCGGCAAATGTTTGGG CAATTCGGGAAGATCCTGGATGTGGAGATCATTTTCAATGAGCGGGGCTCCAAG GTGAACAACGCCACGGCCCGGGTCATGACGAACAAGAAGGTTACCAACCCCTACACCAACG GCTGGAAGCTGAACCCGGTAGTGGGAGCGGTCTACGGCCCCGAGTTCTACGCAG tAACGGGGTTCCCGTACCCCACCACGGGTACAGCTGTAGCCTACCGAGGGGCACACTTACGGGGACGAGGACGCGCCGTCTACAACACCTTCCGAgccgcgccgccgccaccgcccaTCCCCACCTACGGCGC GGTCGTCTACCAGGATGGGTTCTATGGAGCAGAGATCTAC GGGGGCTATGCCGCCTACAGATACGCCCagccggcagcagcagcggcagcatACAGTGACAG TTATGGCAGAGTGTATGCAGCGGCAGACCCATACCACCACACCATCGGCCCTGCTGCCACATACAGCATCGGCACCATG TGA
- the RBFOX3 gene encoding RNA binding protein fox-1 homolog 3 isoform X2 yields the protein MLCSMANSGCLLVSNSGMLPHSLPCPPAFLYLQQGNQDATAPPDAMAQPYPPAQYPPPPQNGIPAEYAPPHPHPTQDYSGQSTVPEHAMTLYTPAQSHAEQPGTDASTQSIAGTQTVPQTDEAAQTDSQQLHSSDNTDKQQPKRLHVSNIPFRFRDPDLRQMFGQFGKILDVEIIFNERGSKGFGFVTFETSTDADRAREKLNGTIVEGRKIEVNNATARVMTNKKVTNPYTNGWKLNPVVGAVYGPEFYAVTGFPYPTTGTAVAYRGAHLRGRGRAVYNTFRAAPPPPPIPTYGAVVYQDGFYGAEIYGGYAAYRYAQPAAAAAAYSDSYGRVYAAADPYHHTIGPAATYSIGTM from the exons ATGCTGTGCTCCATGGCTAACTCGGGCTGCCTCCTTGTCTCCAACTCAGGCATGCTTCCTCACTCTCTCCCCTGTCCTCCAGCCTTCCTCTACCTCCAACAG GGTAACCAGGACGCCACGGCTCCGCCAGACGCGATGGCTCAGCCCTACCCCCCGGCCCAgtatcccccacccccccagaaTGGGATCCCCGCAGAGTATGCGCCGccgcacccccaccccacgcAGGACTACTCGGGACAAAGCACAGTACCAGAGCACGCCATGACCCTCTACACACCAGCACAGAGCCATGCCGAGCAGCCGGGCACCGATGCCAGCACACAGTCCATAGCAGGGACACAGACGGTACCG CAGACAGATGAGGCGGCACAGACAGACAGCCAGCAGCTACACTCCTCAGACAACACAGACAAGCAGCAGCCCAAGAGGTTACACGTCTCCAACATCCCCTTCCGATTCCGGGACCCTGACCTGCGGCAAATGTTTGGG CAATTCGGGAAGATCCTGGATGTGGAGATCATTTTCAATGAGCGGGGCTCCAAG GGTTTTGGGTTTGTAACTTTTGAAACTAGCACAGATGCCGACCGGGCACGGGAGAAGCTGAATGGCACCATCGTAGAGGGCCGGAAGATTGAG GTGAACAACGCCACGGCCCGGGTCATGACGAACAAGAAGGTTACCAACCCCTACACCAACG GCTGGAAGCTGAACCCGGTAGTGGGAGCGGTCTACGGCCCCGAGTTCTACGCAG tAACGGGGTTCCCGTACCCCACCACGGGTACAGCTGTAGCCTACCGAGGGGCACACTTACGGGGACGAGGACGCGCCGTCTACAACACCTTCCGAgccgcgccgccgccaccgcccaTCCCCACCTACGGCGC GGTCGTCTACCAGGATGGGTTCTATGGAGCAGAGATCTAC GGGGGCTATGCCGCCTACAGATACGCCCagccggcagcagcagcggcagcatACAGTGACAG TTATGGCAGAGTGTATGCAGCGGCAGACCCATACCACCACACCATCGGCCCTGCTGCCACATACAGCATCGGCACCATG TGA
- the RBFOX3 gene encoding RNA binding protein fox-1 homolog 3 isoform X1, with amino-acid sequence MLCSMANSGCLLVSNSGMLPHSLPCPPAFLYLQQGNQDATAPPDAMAQPYPPAQYPPPPQNGIPAEYAPPHPHPTQDYSGQSTVPEHAMTLYTPAQSHAEQPGTDASTQSIAGTQTVPQTDEAAQTDSQQLHSSDNTDKQQPKRLHVSNIPFRFRDPDLRQMFGQFGKILDVEIIFNERGSKGFGFVTFETSTDADRAREKLNGTIVEGRKIEVNNATARVMTNKKVTNPYTNGWKLNPVVGAVYGPEFYAVTGFPYPTTGTAVAYRGAHLRGRGRAVYNTFRAAPPPPPIPTYGAVVYQDGFYGAEIYGGYAAYRYAQPAAAAAAYSDSYGRVYAAADPYHHTIGPAATYSIGTMASLYRGGYSRFTPY; translated from the exons ATGCTGTGCTCCATGGCTAACTCGGGCTGCCTCCTTGTCTCCAACTCAGGCATGCTTCCTCACTCTCTCCCCTGTCCTCCAGCCTTCCTCTACCTCCAACAG GGTAACCAGGACGCCACGGCTCCGCCAGACGCGATGGCTCAGCCCTACCCCCCGGCCCAgtatcccccacccccccagaaTGGGATCCCCGCAGAGTATGCGCCGccgcacccccaccccacgcAGGACTACTCGGGACAAAGCACAGTACCAGAGCACGCCATGACCCTCTACACACCAGCACAGAGCCATGCCGAGCAGCCGGGCACCGATGCCAGCACACAGTCCATAGCAGGGACACAGACGGTACCG CAGACAGATGAGGCGGCACAGACAGACAGCCAGCAGCTACACTCCTCAGACAACACAGACAAGCAGCAGCCCAAGAGGTTACACGTCTCCAACATCCCCTTCCGATTCCGGGACCCTGACCTGCGGCAAATGTTTGGG CAATTCGGGAAGATCCTGGATGTGGAGATCATTTTCAATGAGCGGGGCTCCAAG GGTTTTGGGTTTGTAACTTTTGAAACTAGCACAGATGCCGACCGGGCACGGGAGAAGCTGAATGGCACCATCGTAGAGGGCCGGAAGATTGAG GTGAACAACGCCACGGCCCGGGTCATGACGAACAAGAAGGTTACCAACCCCTACACCAACG GCTGGAAGCTGAACCCGGTAGTGGGAGCGGTCTACGGCCCCGAGTTCTACGCAG tAACGGGGTTCCCGTACCCCACCACGGGTACAGCTGTAGCCTACCGAGGGGCACACTTACGGGGACGAGGACGCGCCGTCTACAACACCTTCCGAgccgcgccgccgccaccgcccaTCCCCACCTACGGCGC GGTCGTCTACCAGGATGGGTTCTATGGAGCAGAGATCTAC GGGGGCTATGCCGCCTACAGATACGCCCagccggcagcagcagcggcagcatACAGTGACAG TTATGGCAGAGTGTATGCAGCGGCAGACCCATACCACCACACCATCGGCCCTGCTGCCACATACAGCATCGGCACCATG GCTAGTCTATACCGAGGAGGGTACAGCCGCTTCACTCCCTACTAG
- the RBFOX3 gene encoding RNA binding protein fox-1 homolog 3 isoform X4, protein MLCSMANSGCLLVSNSGMLPHSLPCPPAFLYLQQGNQDATAPPDAMAQPYPPAQYPPPPQNGIPAEYAPPHPHPTQDYSGQSTVPEHAMTLYTPAQSHAEQPGTDASTQSIAGTQTVPQTDEAAQTDSQQLHSSDNTDKQQPKRLHVSNIPFRFRDPDLRQMFGQFGKILDVEIIFNERGSKVNNATARVMTNKKVTNPYTNGWKLNPVVGAVYGPEFYAVTGFPYPTTGTAVAYRGAHLRGRGRAVYNTFRAAPPPPPIPTYGAVVYQDGFYGAEIYGGYAAYRYAQPAAAAAAYSDSYGRVYAAADPYHHTIGPAATYSIGTMASLYRGGYSRFTPY, encoded by the exons ATGCTGTGCTCCATGGCTAACTCGGGCTGCCTCCTTGTCTCCAACTCAGGCATGCTTCCTCACTCTCTCCCCTGTCCTCCAGCCTTCCTCTACCTCCAACAG GGTAACCAGGACGCCACGGCTCCGCCAGACGCGATGGCTCAGCCCTACCCCCCGGCCCAgtatcccccacccccccagaaTGGGATCCCCGCAGAGTATGCGCCGccgcacccccaccccacgcAGGACTACTCGGGACAAAGCACAGTACCAGAGCACGCCATGACCCTCTACACACCAGCACAGAGCCATGCCGAGCAGCCGGGCACCGATGCCAGCACACAGTCCATAGCAGGGACACAGACGGTACCG CAGACAGATGAGGCGGCACAGACAGACAGCCAGCAGCTACACTCCTCAGACAACACAGACAAGCAGCAGCCCAAGAGGTTACACGTCTCCAACATCCCCTTCCGATTCCGGGACCCTGACCTGCGGCAAATGTTTGGG CAATTCGGGAAGATCCTGGATGTGGAGATCATTTTCAATGAGCGGGGCTCCAAG GTGAACAACGCCACGGCCCGGGTCATGACGAACAAGAAGGTTACCAACCCCTACACCAACG GCTGGAAGCTGAACCCGGTAGTGGGAGCGGTCTACGGCCCCGAGTTCTACGCAG tAACGGGGTTCCCGTACCCCACCACGGGTACAGCTGTAGCCTACCGAGGGGCACACTTACGGGGACGAGGACGCGCCGTCTACAACACCTTCCGAgccgcgccgccgccaccgcccaTCCCCACCTACGGCGC GGTCGTCTACCAGGATGGGTTCTATGGAGCAGAGATCTAC GGGGGCTATGCCGCCTACAGATACGCCCagccggcagcagcagcggcagcatACAGTGACAG TTATGGCAGAGTGTATGCAGCGGCAGACCCATACCACCACACCATCGGCCCTGCTGCCACATACAGCATCGGCACCATG GCTAGTCTATACCGAGGAGGGTACAGCCGCTTCACTCCCTACTAG
- the RBFOX3 gene encoding RNA binding protein fox-1 homolog 3 isoform X3, which produces MMMYIWGNQDATAPPDAMAQPYPPAQYPPPPQNGIPAEYAPPHPHPTQDYSGQSTVPEHAMTLYTPAQSHAEQPGTDASTQSIAGTQTVPQTDEAAQTDSQQLHSSDNTDKQQPKRLHVSNIPFRFRDPDLRQMFGQFGKILDVEIIFNERGSKGFGFVTFETSTDADRAREKLNGTIVEGRKIEVNNATARVMTNKKVTNPYTNGWKLNPVVGAVYGPEFYAVTGFPYPTTGTAVAYRGAHLRGRGRAVYNTFRAAPPPPPIPTYGAVVYQDGFYGAEIYGGYAAYRYAQPAAAAAAYSDSYGRVYAAADPYHHTIGPAATYSIGTMASLYRGGYSRFTPY; this is translated from the exons ATGATGATGTATATTTGG GGTAACCAGGACGCCACGGCTCCGCCAGACGCGATGGCTCAGCCCTACCCCCCGGCCCAgtatcccccacccccccagaaTGGGATCCCCGCAGAGTATGCGCCGccgcacccccaccccacgcAGGACTACTCGGGACAAAGCACAGTACCAGAGCACGCCATGACCCTCTACACACCAGCACAGAGCCATGCCGAGCAGCCGGGCACCGATGCCAGCACACAGTCCATAGCAGGGACACAGACGGTACCG CAGACAGATGAGGCGGCACAGACAGACAGCCAGCAGCTACACTCCTCAGACAACACAGACAAGCAGCAGCCCAAGAGGTTACACGTCTCCAACATCCCCTTCCGATTCCGGGACCCTGACCTGCGGCAAATGTTTGGG CAATTCGGGAAGATCCTGGATGTGGAGATCATTTTCAATGAGCGGGGCTCCAAG GGTTTTGGGTTTGTAACTTTTGAAACTAGCACAGATGCCGACCGGGCACGGGAGAAGCTGAATGGCACCATCGTAGAGGGCCGGAAGATTGAG GTGAACAACGCCACGGCCCGGGTCATGACGAACAAGAAGGTTACCAACCCCTACACCAACG GCTGGAAGCTGAACCCGGTAGTGGGAGCGGTCTACGGCCCCGAGTTCTACGCAG tAACGGGGTTCCCGTACCCCACCACGGGTACAGCTGTAGCCTACCGAGGGGCACACTTACGGGGACGAGGACGCGCCGTCTACAACACCTTCCGAgccgcgccgccgccaccgcccaTCCCCACCTACGGCGC GGTCGTCTACCAGGATGGGTTCTATGGAGCAGAGATCTAC GGGGGCTATGCCGCCTACAGATACGCCCagccggcagcagcagcggcagcatACAGTGACAG TTATGGCAGAGTGTATGCAGCGGCAGACCCATACCACCACACCATCGGCCCTGCTGCCACATACAGCATCGGCACCATG GCTAGTCTATACCGAGGAGGGTACAGCCGCTTCACTCCCTACTAG
- the RBFOX3 gene encoding RNA binding protein fox-1 homolog 3 isoform X5, protein MAQPYPPAQYPPPPQNGIPAEYAPPHPHPTQDYSGQSTVPEHAMTLYTPAQSHAEQPGTDASTQSIAGTQTVPQTDEAAQTDSQQLHSSDNTDKQQPKRLHVSNIPFRFRDPDLRQMFGQFGKILDVEIIFNERGSKGFGFVTFETSTDADRAREKLNGTIVEGRKIEVNNATARVMTNKKVTNPYTNGWKLNPVVGAVYGPEFYAVTGFPYPTTGTAVAYRGAHLRGRGRAVYNTFRAAPPPPPIPTYGAVVYQDGFYGAEIYGGYAAYRYAQPAAAAAAYSDSYGRVYAAADPYHHTIGPAATYSIGTMASLYRGGYSRFTPY, encoded by the exons ATGGCTCAGCCCTACCCCCCGGCCCAgtatcccccacccccccagaaTGGGATCCCCGCAGAGTATGCGCCGccgcacccccaccccacgcAGGACTACTCGGGACAAAGCACAGTACCAGAGCACGCCATGACCCTCTACACACCAGCACAGAGCCATGCCGAGCAGCCGGGCACCGATGCCAGCACACAGTCCATAGCAGGGACACAGACGGTACCG CAGACAGATGAGGCGGCACAGACAGACAGCCAGCAGCTACACTCCTCAGACAACACAGACAAGCAGCAGCCCAAGAGGTTACACGTCTCCAACATCCCCTTCCGATTCCGGGACCCTGACCTGCGGCAAATGTTTGGG CAATTCGGGAAGATCCTGGATGTGGAGATCATTTTCAATGAGCGGGGCTCCAAG GGTTTTGGGTTTGTAACTTTTGAAACTAGCACAGATGCCGACCGGGCACGGGAGAAGCTGAATGGCACCATCGTAGAGGGCCGGAAGATTGAG GTGAACAACGCCACGGCCCGGGTCATGACGAACAAGAAGGTTACCAACCCCTACACCAACG GCTGGAAGCTGAACCCGGTAGTGGGAGCGGTCTACGGCCCCGAGTTCTACGCAG tAACGGGGTTCCCGTACCCCACCACGGGTACAGCTGTAGCCTACCGAGGGGCACACTTACGGGGACGAGGACGCGCCGTCTACAACACCTTCCGAgccgcgccgccgccaccgcccaTCCCCACCTACGGCGC GGTCGTCTACCAGGATGGGTTCTATGGAGCAGAGATCTAC GGGGGCTATGCCGCCTACAGATACGCCCagccggcagcagcagcggcagcatACAGTGACAG TTATGGCAGAGTGTATGCAGCGGCAGACCCATACCACCACACCATCGGCCCTGCTGCCACATACAGCATCGGCACCATG GCTAGTCTATACCGAGGAGGGTACAGCCGCTTCACTCCCTACTAG